From Haliotis asinina isolate JCU_RB_2024 chromosome 8, JCU_Hal_asi_v2, whole genome shotgun sequence, a single genomic window includes:
- the LOC137294373 gene encoding uncharacterized protein, producing MLVERTTCPPWPECQINSHNIRQMLPPTYGRLCVFATCINPILGPLALGANHRALRLTRHGHYTVANYYYFAAIFFSVAACVSTVCALILLTVELSLKRNPHQGLDKGTNLCLLYLHLLDPSRAVGNLTQDVCREMTRVSVRNVKKVLTEKAEKRKSPT from the exons ATGCTGGTGGAGAGGACAACTTGTCCACCTTGGCCAGAATGTCAGATCAATTCTCACAACATCAG GCAGATGCTTCCCCCAACGTATGGCCGACTGTGTGTGTTTGCCACCTGCATCAACCCCATCCTTGGACCGCTCGCCCTCGGGGCCAACCACCGGGCTCTCCGTCTCACACGACACGGACACTACACGGTGgctaactactactacttcgCCGCCATCTTCTTCAGCGTAGCCGCTTGTGTGAGCACCGTGtgcgccctgatattgctgacagTTGAGCTGTCCCTCAAGCGGAATCCACATCAGGGGCTGGACAAGGGGACTAACCTGTGCCTGCTGTATCTGCACCTCCTTGACCCAAGCAGAGCTGTGGGAAACCTCACCCAAGATGTCTGTAGAGAAATGACGCGTGTTTCTGTGCGGAATGTGAAGAAAGTTTTGACGGAAAAGGCAGAAAAAAGAAAATCGCCGACATAA
- the LOC137293663 gene encoding ribosome-releasing factor 2, mitochondrial-like isoform X2, which yields MFHPIRIKVYSSTYVATRGALLGLRSHVARPIVRLYRAVDHDDMSKIRNIGIMAHIDAGKTTTTERMLFYSGYSSRLGNVDSGDTVMDYMEQERDRGITITSAAITIPWQHHRINLIDTPGHVDFTVEVERSLRVLDGAVTILDASAGVEAQTLTVWRQADRYNIPRIVYLNKMDKRGANLKLCLDSLTHKLKVRPMVLQLPLGAERGFYGVIDLVSMERQVWDSCTSPDGTVYEQSSLLESDPLYETALNERNNLIGQLADFDDRLAELVLSDDVRNIPQSVLHNAIKLCTVKQHLVPVLCGSSFKNKGVQPLLTAIIRYLPSPIEVSYGFAEHYGSDLCALAFKVIHDKQRGPLTFLRMYSGMMKSGETVYNINRGVTEKTSRLLQVYANDFHDMSTASAGNIVLLAGLKQTFTGDTITNSQKTANAAARAYRIHRHKEGFTDDLEAGSKDTGDHPMVDDSQLPVLAGLDIPDPVFFCSIEPPTMAAQRQLDMALECLQKEDPSLKVEINQETGQTILLGMGELHLDIIRSRIIKEYRIEAEVGPLQVAYRETLLEEAEVEDTLDRTVGERRHQVSMKLSVHPDSEIQGFKHVQVMSFKEHHFQPKRPHLKAVDSGISSSLQNVCFCRSCTQLSCYPCPGSATQSPGPSWDVPGDGLCMCSTVYEQGPPGCRCGSAGTHDEVTDLH from the exons atgtttcaccCAATCAGAATCAAAGTGTATTCATCAACGTATGTGGCCACACGGGGGGCCCTATTAGGGTTGCGCAGTCATGTTGCACGGCCCATCGTGCGGTTGTACCGAGCCGTTGACCACGACGACATGTCGAAGATCAGGAACATTGGAATCATGGCTCACATTGACGCGGGGAAAACAACAACCACAGAAAGAATGCTGTTCTATTCCGGATATTCATCACGCCTGG GAAATGTTGACAGTGGAGACACCGTCATGGACTACATGGAACAGGAACGTGACCGTGGCATCACTATCACCTCCGCTGCCATTACCATCCCCTGGCAACATCACCGCATCAACCTCATCGACACTCCTG GCCATGTTGACTTCACGGTGGAGGTGGAGAGGTCCCTGAGGGTGCTGGATGGAGCAGTCACCATCTTGGACGCATCAGCAG GAGTTGAGGCCCAGACCCTGACTGTGTGGAGACAAGCTGACCGTTACAACATACCAAGGATAGTGTACCTCAACAAGATGGACAAACGTGGAGCTAACCTCAAACTGTGTctcgactcactcactcacaaactgaaAGTGAGGCCCATGGTACTGCAATTGCCACTGGGGGCAGAGCGAGGCTTCTATGGAGTCATTGACCTGGTCAGTATGGAGAGGCAGGTTTGGGACTCTTGCACAAGTCCAGATGGAACTGTGTATGAACAAAGTTCACTCCTTGAGTCAGATCCCCTCTATGAGACTGCACTGAATGAGAGAaacaatttgattggtcagcTTGCTGATTTTGATGACAGGCTGGCTGAACTTGTTCTGTCTGATGATGTGAGGAACATTCCCCAGTCTGTGCTGCACAATGCCATCAAACTTTGCACAGTGAAGCAGCACCTGGTGCCAGTTCTGTGTGGGTCCTCCTTCAAGAACAAGGGAGTACAACCTCTGTTAACTGCCATCATCCGATACCTGCCCAGTCCCATTGAGGTCAGCTATGGATTTGCAGAGCATTATGGGAGTGACCTTTGTGCGCTGGCTTTCAAGGTCATTCATGACAAACAGCGAGGCCCTTTGACATTTCTGCGAATGTATTCTGGGATGATGAAGAGTGGGGAAACAGTGTACAATATCAACCGTGGTGTGACTGAGAAAACAAGTCGACTGCTGCAAGTGTATGCCAATGACTTCCATGACATGTCCACAGCATCTGCTGGCAACATCGTCCTCCTAGCCGGACTGAAACAG ACATTCACCGGAGACACCATCACTAACAGCCAGAAGACGGCAAATGCTGCAGCAAGAGCATACAGGATACACCGACACAAGGAGGGATTCACAGATGATTTGGAAGCCGGTAGTAAAGATACAGGGGATCACCCCATGGTGGATGACAGTCAACTTCCTGTTCTAGCAGGACTGGATATTCCTGACCCTGTCTTTTTCTGTTCCATTGAACCACCAACAATGGCTGCTCAGAGACAGCTGGATATGGCACTGGAATGCCTTCAAAAGGAGGACCCAAGTCTTAAG GTTGAGATTAACCAGGAGACGGGACAGACTATTCTGTTGGGGATGGGGGAACTTCATCTTGACATCATCCGCTCACGCATCATCAAGGAGTACCGTATTGAGGCCGAGGTTGGACCGCTCCAGGTAGCATACAG AGAAACGTTATTGGAAGAGGCGGAGGTGGAGGACACCCTTGACAGAACGGTTGGGGAACGGCGCCACCAGGTTTCCATGAAGCTGTCTGTGCATCCAGACAGTGAGATACAGGGCTTCAAGCATGTTCAGGTGATGTCGTTCAAGGAGCATCATTTTCAACCAAAACGCCCACATTTGAAGGCAGTGGACAGTGGCATCAGCTCTTCCCTGCAGAATG TATGTTTCTGCAGGTCCTGTACTCAACTGTCCTGTTATCCATGTCCGGGTTCAGCTACACAGTCTCCAGGTCCGTCCTGGGACGTCCCTGGcgatggtctctgcatgtgcaGCACAGTGTATGAGCAAGGCCCTCCAGGGTGCAGATGTGGCTCTGCTGGAACCCATGATGAAGTTACAG ATCTCCACTGA
- the LOC137293663 gene encoding ribosome-releasing factor 2, mitochondrial-like isoform X1, producing the protein MFHPIRIKVYSSTYVATRGALLGLRSHVARPIVRLYRAVDHDDMSKIRNIGIMAHIDAGKTTTTERMLFYSGYSSRLGNVDSGDTVMDYMEQERDRGITITSAAITIPWQHHRINLIDTPGHVDFTVEVERSLRVLDGAVTILDASAGVEAQTLTVWRQADRYNIPRIVYLNKMDKRGANLKLCLDSLTHKLKVRPMVLQLPLGAERGFYGVIDLVSMERQVWDSCTSPDGTVYEQSSLLESDPLYETALNERNNLIGQLADFDDRLAELVLSDDVRNIPQSVLHNAIKLCTVKQHLVPVLCGSSFKNKGVQPLLTAIIRYLPSPIEVSYGFAEHYGSDLCALAFKVIHDKQRGPLTFLRMYSGMMKSGETVYNINRGVTEKTSRLLQVYANDFHDMSTASAGNIVLLAGLKQTFTGDTITNSQKTANAAARAYRIHRHKEGFTDDLEAGSKDTGDHPMVDDSQLPVLAGLDIPDPVFFCSIEPPTMAAQRQLDMALECLQKEDPSLKVEINQETGQTILLGMGELHLDIIRSRIIKEYRIEAEVGPLQVAYRETLLEEAEVEDTLDRTVGERRHQVSMKLSVHPDSEIQGFKHVQVMSFKEHHFQPKRPHLKAVDSGISSSLQNGPVLNCPVIHVRVQLHSLQVRPGTSLAMVSACAAQCMSKALQGADVALLEPMMKLQISTDENHLHSVLSDLAQRRSHIERVTPRDDVRVVETLTPLAELMGYSTDIRTITSGTATVSMELAHYEQMSFQQQNKAIEKVLGFVPDR; encoded by the exons atgtttcaccCAATCAGAATCAAAGTGTATTCATCAACGTATGTGGCCACACGGGGGGCCCTATTAGGGTTGCGCAGTCATGTTGCACGGCCCATCGTGCGGTTGTACCGAGCCGTTGACCACGACGACATGTCGAAGATCAGGAACATTGGAATCATGGCTCACATTGACGCGGGGAAAACAACAACCACAGAAAGAATGCTGTTCTATTCCGGATATTCATCACGCCTGG GAAATGTTGACAGTGGAGACACCGTCATGGACTACATGGAACAGGAACGTGACCGTGGCATCACTATCACCTCCGCTGCCATTACCATCCCCTGGCAACATCACCGCATCAACCTCATCGACACTCCTG GCCATGTTGACTTCACGGTGGAGGTGGAGAGGTCCCTGAGGGTGCTGGATGGAGCAGTCACCATCTTGGACGCATCAGCAG GAGTTGAGGCCCAGACCCTGACTGTGTGGAGACAAGCTGACCGTTACAACATACCAAGGATAGTGTACCTCAACAAGATGGACAAACGTGGAGCTAACCTCAAACTGTGTctcgactcactcactcacaaactgaaAGTGAGGCCCATGGTACTGCAATTGCCACTGGGGGCAGAGCGAGGCTTCTATGGAGTCATTGACCTGGTCAGTATGGAGAGGCAGGTTTGGGACTCTTGCACAAGTCCAGATGGAACTGTGTATGAACAAAGTTCACTCCTTGAGTCAGATCCCCTCTATGAGACTGCACTGAATGAGAGAaacaatttgattggtcagcTTGCTGATTTTGATGACAGGCTGGCTGAACTTGTTCTGTCTGATGATGTGAGGAACATTCCCCAGTCTGTGCTGCACAATGCCATCAAACTTTGCACAGTGAAGCAGCACCTGGTGCCAGTTCTGTGTGGGTCCTCCTTCAAGAACAAGGGAGTACAACCTCTGTTAACTGCCATCATCCGATACCTGCCCAGTCCCATTGAGGTCAGCTATGGATTTGCAGAGCATTATGGGAGTGACCTTTGTGCGCTGGCTTTCAAGGTCATTCATGACAAACAGCGAGGCCCTTTGACATTTCTGCGAATGTATTCTGGGATGATGAAGAGTGGGGAAACAGTGTACAATATCAACCGTGGTGTGACTGAGAAAACAAGTCGACTGCTGCAAGTGTATGCCAATGACTTCCATGACATGTCCACAGCATCTGCTGGCAACATCGTCCTCCTAGCCGGACTGAAACAG ACATTCACCGGAGACACCATCACTAACAGCCAGAAGACGGCAAATGCTGCAGCAAGAGCATACAGGATACACCGACACAAGGAGGGATTCACAGATGATTTGGAAGCCGGTAGTAAAGATACAGGGGATCACCCCATGGTGGATGACAGTCAACTTCCTGTTCTAGCAGGACTGGATATTCCTGACCCTGTCTTTTTCTGTTCCATTGAACCACCAACAATGGCTGCTCAGAGACAGCTGGATATGGCACTGGAATGCCTTCAAAAGGAGGACCCAAGTCTTAAG GTTGAGATTAACCAGGAGACGGGACAGACTATTCTGTTGGGGATGGGGGAACTTCATCTTGACATCATCCGCTCACGCATCATCAAGGAGTACCGTATTGAGGCCGAGGTTGGACCGCTCCAGGTAGCATACAG AGAAACGTTATTGGAAGAGGCGGAGGTGGAGGACACCCTTGACAGAACGGTTGGGGAACGGCGCCACCAGGTTTCCATGAAGCTGTCTGTGCATCCAGACAGTGAGATACAGGGCTTCAAGCATGTTCAGGTGATGTCGTTCAAGGAGCATCATTTTCAACCAAAACGCCCACATTTGAAGGCAGTGGACAGTGGCATCAGCTCTTCCCTGCAGAATG GTCCTGTACTCAACTGTCCTGTTATCCATGTCCGGGTTCAGCTACACAGTCTCCAGGTCCGTCCTGGGACGTCCCTGGcgatggtctctgcatgtgcaGCACAGTGTATGAGCAAGGCCCTCCAGGGTGCAGATGTGGCTCTGCTGGAACCCATGATGAAGTTACAG ATCTCCACTGATGAGAATCACCTGCATTCCGTGTTGTCTGACCTGGCACAGCGCAGGAGCCACATTGAGCGTGTCACGCCTCGAGATGATGTGAGAGTAGTAGAAACATTGACGCCACTAGCAGAGCTGATGGGCTACTCCACAGACATTAGGACCATCACCTCTGGTACAGCCACAGTTTCCATGGAGTTGGCTCACTATGAACAGATGTCATTTCAGCAACAGAACAAGGCCATAGAAAAGGTCTTAGGTTTTGTGCCAGATAGATGA